The Candidatus Nitrosocosmicus franklandus genome contains a region encoding:
- a CDS encoding APC family permease codes for MSQPQDESKFNAGLKKTLGLFEATILGVGLILGAGIYTIIGDVAAIAGNAMWLSFIIASIIAILIGLTYAELASLFPSSGAEYLFSMNAFNNNFLASIIGFLVVFAIISSSATVAVGFSGYLSIFIPSIPPITFAIIIIIILSIINFWGISESTRINLTFTFIEIFGLIFIIGLAFYTGSIFQSDFFEFPTMQDESNKLWMIFSAAGLVFFAYIGFENIVTLSDETKKPRKVIPKALILSIGITTIIYILIAISTIGLVGWEILSMSDAPLATAAQKAAGNSGNFLLSVIGLFATANTVLMLLIASSRMIYGIAEHGLSIPKVFSNIHRKRKTPWIAILVVMWISLFLVIVLQANVTKLASVSVFNMLIVYILMNVSLIALRYRKKELERSFSSPLTIKRFPVLASIGIIFSLILLSQFDENTIMIGLTVISGIVFLMLIRYGIDRYRK; via the coding sequence ATGTCGCAACCTCAGGATGAAAGTAAATTCAACGCAGGTTTGAAAAAAACATTAGGATTATTCGAGGCCACCATTCTTGGTGTTGGTCTTATATTAGGTGCCGGGATTTATACTATAATAGGTGATGTGGCAGCAATAGCTGGAAACGCCATGTGGCTTTCTTTTATCATAGCTTCAATAATTGCCATCCTGATTGGACTAACTTATGCAGAACTTGCATCGCTGTTTCCAAGCAGTGGAGCAGAGTACTTATTTTCAATGAATGCGTTTAACAATAACTTTCTTGCGTCGATAATAGGTTTTCTGGTAGTATTCGCCATCATATCATCCTCAGCTACCGTAGCTGTTGGATTTTCGGGATACTTATCCATATTTATACCTTCAATTCCTCCTATTACTTTTGCAATCATAATTATAATTATATTATCTATCATCAATTTTTGGGGTATTTCTGAATCTACCAGAATTAATTTAACATTTACCTTCATAGAGATCTTTGGACTTATTTTTATTATAGGACTGGCCTTCTATACTGGATCTATTTTTCAATCAGATTTTTTTGAATTTCCTACAATGCAAGATGAATCAAACAAGTTATGGATGATTTTTTCTGCAGCAGGGCTTGTGTTTTTTGCATACATAGGTTTTGAAAATATTGTTACACTATCCGATGAGACAAAGAAACCTCGAAAGGTTATACCCAAAGCACTAATTCTTTCTATAGGGATAACCACAATAATTTATATTTTAATAGCAATATCTACAATCGGACTAGTTGGTTGGGAGATCCTTTCAATGTCGGATGCACCATTGGCTACTGCCGCTCAAAAAGCAGCCGGCAACTCTGGCAATTTTTTACTTTCAGTAATTGGCCTATTTGCTACGGCTAACACTGTTTTGATGCTACTTATTGCAAGCTCGAGAATGATATATGGAATTGCGGAACATGGATTATCAATCCCCAAAGTATTTTCAAATATTCACAGAAAAAGGAAAACTCCATGGATAGCCATTTTAGTAGTAATGTGGATTTCCCTGTTTTTAGTAATAGTACTACAAGCTAACGTTACTAAACTTGCGAGTGTATCTGTATTTAACATGCTTATAGTATATATATTGATGAATGTTTCTTTGATCGCACTTAGATATAGAAAGAAAGAATTAGAAAGATCATTTTCCTCACCGTTGACAATAAAACGCTTCCCAGTATTAGCTAGTATAGGTATCATTTTTTCTTTGATACTACTTTCTCAATTTGATGAAAACACTATAATGATTGGATTAACAGTAATCTCAGGAATAGTATTCCTGATGCTTATTAGATATGGAATCGATCGATATAGAAAATAG